In Leptospira venezuelensis, the DNA window CGGATAAAATTGATCAAATTCTATTTGGGGATCGACGTATGAGTTTTGCTTACGATTGCGAATATTGGATGCCACTTCCACCGGGCAAAAATAAGTTTAGATTCCATATTTCTGATTTTGAAGATACAAGAGAAAGAATGGTAGAGCGAGAATTTGATCTTAATGAAGATGAGTCTGTAAATATGAAAATAGTCCCGATATTTGATAAGAAGACTGGGGAAAAATTGTACCAACCTCAGTGGACTGGTACAGAAAAAGTTTTCGATGGATGGTCTCGCGGTTACGAATTTAGTTTTGAGATTGGACAAAATCGTCCAGGAGAACCTGAGCCGAGTTGTAATCTAGGATTTGATTCGTAAGTTTCTTAACTCCCGATCAATTCCTTGTCTTCTTGGATTACCTTGGAAACATTATGAATCCCTCCTTGGAAAAGGAGACCTAAATAATCGGATAATTTTCTAAGATTATAACCGTCTTCTTTTGCAAGTAAAACCATTGCTTCGAAACCTGCGGCCACCATCATGACCGAGGTGATTCGGATTGGATGTGCGGGAAACCCGCCTTGCCCTACCATTCTTTCTAAGTCACTATCCAATTCTTCTAAGATGTAAGTCATGGAACCTCCTTGGAAAAGGTAACCGCGAATAATATCTCTATTCCTAGTTAATAAATCCAAATGGATTCTATCTTGCATCATCACATGGAAGACCGCAAAATAAGCGTCGCTCAAAAAAGCTAAAGGGGTTTCTGCTTTTGCCCTGGCCTCTCTAATTCCTTTTCGAATACCTTCTGCCAATTCGTCTGCGATATCTTGCATTACGGATTCTTTATCTTTATAATAATTATAGAATGTACCCTGTGCCAGACCGCTTTCTCGAATAATTTCTCGGGTGGAACATGCCTCGAATCCAATCGTAGCGAAAACTCTGCGAGCTGCGTTTAATATCGCGTTCCTGTTTTTTGTTTTATTGTCCTGTCTTCTGGACCCGGAAGTTTCTAATTTCATCTTTAGTATCGAATCGACTTTAGTTTATGAATTTTTTTTAATACTGTTTTGGCTGCGTAGTATCCACACATTCCATGCACCCCTCCTCCTGGAGGAGTGGATCCGG includes these proteins:
- a CDS encoding TetR/AcrR family transcriptional regulator — its product is MKLETSGSRRQDNKTKNRNAILNAARRVFATIGFEACSTREIIRESGLAQGTFYNYYKDKESVMQDIADELAEGIRKGIREARAKAETPLAFLSDAYFAVFHVMMQDRIHLDLLTRNRDIIRGYLFQGGSMTYILEELDSDLERMVGQGGFPAHPIRITSVMMVAAGFEAMVLLAKEDGYNLRKLSDYLGLLFQGGIHNVSKVIQEDKELIGS